The proteins below come from a single Miscanthus floridulus cultivar M001 chromosome 1, ASM1932011v1, whole genome shotgun sequence genomic window:
- the LOC136454589 gene encoding endochitinase A-like — translation MASSSSNPSSTSSSSASTPSAARPSRPHAGRGRGRPAWVLSEEEWPRLGTAPPTNPARAHRRGGRSRNSAGVSQPRNSGVSQHVSPSLQSGWESAAHPTSTFASVMWSTEGSSSSASASSEPFSSSSTVASTPTDTRAASAASSSTTPSPDIRLVPNASTSSAPDVTKIADLAPEPDAFTSPTSSVPGVKTSAGLEPDATTSTTPSAPGVETIVDAAPEPDASASTLSSAPGVKMIADPASTPSSAPGVTTIVDPSATTSAPGAARTASATTSAPGAAPTIPGLRDNRVAEHWGVPARSVERCPGQQAFGGNGMSAVEALYPNPLWAWRGEEEVLPRVSLCWECRLRPARVEARPCGHLAICVRCYCYANSNRFVCPFCGWPITWIL, via the coding sequence ATGGCGTCTTCCTCCTCCAACCCCTCTTCAACTTCGTCCTCCAGCGCTTCAACTCCCTCCGCCGCTCGGCCCAGCCGCCCTCACGCCGGGCGCGGAAGAGGTAGACCCGCTTGGGTCCTCTCCGAGGAGGAGTGGCCTCGGCTCGGCACCGCTCCGCCCACCAACCCCGCCCGCGCGCATCGGAGGGGAGGTCGTAGTCGGAACTCCGCGGGTGTCTCCCAGCCCCGGAACTCGGGCGTGTCCCAGCACGTCTCGCCGTCGCTGCAGTCGGGGTGGGAGAGCGCAGCGCACCCGACGTCCACGTTCGCCTCGGTGATGTGGTCCACCGAGGGCTCGTCGTCGTCTGCGTCGGCATCGTCCGAGCCCTTTTCCTCGTCGAGCACCGTGGCTTCCACCCCTACGGACACCAgggccgcctccgccgcctcgtcgAGCACCACGCCGTCACCCGACATCAGGCTGGTGCCCAACGCGTCCACCTCTTCCGCGCCCGACGTGACGAAGATCGCCGACCTCGCGCCGGAGCCGGACGCGTTCACCTCCCCCACCTCTTCCGTGCCCGGCGTGAAGACGAGCGCCGGTCTGGAGCCGGACGCGACCACCTCCACCACCCCTTCTGCGCCCGGCGTGGAAACGATCGTCGACGCCGCGCCGGAGCCGGACGCGTCCGCCTCCACCCTCTCTTCCGCGCCCGGCGTGAAGATGATCGCGGACCCCGCCTCCACCCCCTCTTCCGCGCCCGGCGTGACTACGATCGTCGACCCTTCCGCCACGACTTCTGCACCCGGCGCAGCACGGACCGCCTCCGCCACGACTTCTGCACCCGGCGCAGCACCGACTATCCCCGGCCTTCGAGACAACCGGGTTGCTGAACATTGGGGCGTACCGGCACGGTCCGTGGAGCGTTGTCCCGGGCAGCAAGCGTTCGGCGGCAACGGCATGTCTGCCGTCGAAGCCCTCTATCCGAACCCGTTGTGGGCGTGGCGAGGGGAGGAGGAGGTCCTGCCGCGCGTCTCGTTGTGTTGGGAGTGCCGCCTCCGACCCGCACGGGTCGAGGCTAGACCTTGCGGCCATTTGGCCATCTGCGTCCGGTGCTACTGCTACGCCAACAGCAATAGGTTCGTCTGCCCCTTCTGTGGCTGGCCTATTACCTGGATACTGTAG